A DNA window from Pogona vitticeps strain Pit_001003342236 chromosome 2, PviZW2.1, whole genome shotgun sequence contains the following coding sequences:
- the LOC110076959 gene encoding cystatin-B has protein sequence MMKCGGTSEAKPATAETQQIAKEVKAQVEEKEGKAFDVFDAVEFKTQVVAGTNYFIKVHVGNEEYLHLRVFKSLPHENKPLSLTSHQSKKAKHDELAYF, from the exons ATGATGAAGTGCGGCGGGACCAGCGAGGCCAAGCCGGCCACCGCCGAGACGCAGCAAATTGCTAAAGAG GTGAAGGCACaagtggaagaaaaagaaggcaagGCCTTTGATGTGTTCGATGCCGTTGAGTTTAAAACACAGGTGGTGGCTGGTACCAACTACTTCATCAAG GTCCATGTTGGCAACGAGGAGTACCTTCACCTGCGAGTGTTCAAAAGCCTTCCTCATGAAAACAAGCCACTGTCACTCACCAGTCACCAAAGCAAGAAAGCGAAACACGATGAGCTGGCTTACTTCTAG